In one Sebastes umbrosus isolate fSebUmb1 chromosome 13, fSebUmb1.pri, whole genome shotgun sequence genomic region, the following are encoded:
- the steap3 gene encoding metalloreductase STEAP3 — MQSDMKTPLLSGCAPEASDPMKTSLLSRCAPGASEPPPRCVEGPVIGIIGSGDFSRSLALRLVAGGFRVVVGSRDPDRVARGLFPDGLKLGSQREAVDSAERLVFAAVYPEHYCTLVGLSERLAGKVLVDVSNATRLNSGERSNAERLAELFPKSRVVKGFNVISAWALQAGAHDGNRQVPICSDCSDSKDVVFQLARRLGFSPVDKGGLCASRDIEEAPLVLFNSWGSSIMATFLFFLFFYGYNFLKHILLPYLDKGENNFYQLPLVTVNETLPAVSLVTLALVYLPGLLAAVLQLGRGTKYMRFPLWLDCWLCSRKQLGLLSFLCAGLHAVYSMCLTLRRAAGYTLLNTAYHQVKAGVENSWVEQQVWRSDLYLSSGILGFGALSLVAITSLPSVGNALNWREFTFVQSGLGYAALTLSIMHTLFFGWDFAFFPVAYQYYLPPVYLLALILPCIVLVGRIFLVLPCLMFRLEKIRRGWESTRHRPRNNQESGSTDVDPSQNFGDV, encoded by the exons ATGCAGAGTGACATGAAGACGCCCTTGTTGTCCGGGTGTGCCCCTGAGGCCTCAGATCCCATGAAGACGTCCTTGTTGTCCAGGTGTGCTCCTGGGGCCTCAGAGCCCCCGCCCCGATGCGTGGAAGGCCCCGTGATCGGCATCATTGGCTCCGGAGACTTCTCCCGCTCCCTCGCGCTCCGGCTGGTAGCCGGTGGTTTCAGGGTGGTGGTGGGCAGCCGAGACCCAGACCGGGTTGCCAGGGGTCTGTTTCCTGATGGACTGAAGCTGGGATCACAGAGGGAGGCCGTGGACAGCGCAGAGAGGCTGGTGTTCGCTGCAGTCTACCCAGAGCACTACTGCACCCTGGTGGGGCTGAGCGAGCGACTGGCGGGGAAGGTGCTGGTAGATGTTAGCAACGCCACCAGGCTGAACAGTGGCGAGCGGTCGAACGCAGAGAGGCTGGCTGAGCTTTTCCCAAAGAGCCGCGTGGTAAAGGGGTTCAACGTCATCTCTGCGTGGGCGCTGCAGGCTGGAGCCCACGATGgaaacagacag GTCCCGATCTGCAGCGACTGCTCCGACTCCAAAGACGTGGTGTTCCAGCTGGCCCGTCGCCTGGGCTTCAGCCCCGTGGATAAGGGGGGTCTGTGTGCATCCAGAGACATTGAGGAAGCCCCGCTTGTCCTCTTCAACTCCTGGGGAAGCTCCATCATGGctaccttcctcttcttcctcttcttctatgGATACAACTTCCTGAAGCACATACTGCTGCCCTACCTCGATAAAGGAGAAAACAATTTCTACCAGCTCCCCTTGGTGACGGTGAATGAGACTCTGCCGGCGGTCTCCCTGGTTACACTGGCTCTAGTCTATCTACCAG GTCTGTTGGCGGCTGTCTTACAGCTGGGAAGGGGAACCAAATATATGAGATTTCCTCTTTGGCTGGACTGCTGGCTGTGCAGTCGGAAGCAGCTGGGCCTGCTGAGCTTCCTCTGCGCTGGACTCCAtgctgtgtacagtatgtgtctgaCACTGCGGAGGGCTGCAGGGTACACACTACTGAATACAGCTTACCACCAG GTGAAAGCTGGTGTTGAAAACTCCTGGGTGGAGCAACAGGTGTGGAGGTCCGACCTTTACCTGTCCTCTGGAATTCTGGGATTTGGAGCCCTCAGTCTGGTGGCTATTACCTCTCTGCCCTCTGTGGGAAATGCCCTCAACTGGAGGGAGTTTACATTTGTTCAG TCAGGACTTGGGTATGCAGCCTTAACTCTCTCCATCATGCACACTCTCTTCTTCGGCTGGGACTTTGCCTTCTTCCCCGTGGCCTACCAATATTACCTTCCACCGGTGTACCTGCTGGCCCTCATCCTGCCCTGCATAGTCCTGGTCGGACGCATTTTCTTGGTTCTGCCATGCCTGATGTTCAGACTGGAAAAGATCCGCAGGGGCTGGGAGAGCACACGACACCGCCCCCGAAATAATCAGGAGTCAGGGTCAACTGATGTTGATCCTTCTCAAAACTTTGGTGACGTCTAG